One genomic window of Sphingobacterium oryzagri includes the following:
- a CDS encoding RagB/SusD family nutrient uptake outer membrane protein: MKIIYKIGFLALALATFVSCSKDYLDTEPTNEIAPGTVFETTENAKLAVNGLSRLMKRQYISSQGFNGEGTIKMYYGNYSGNNFSVPLPGWSSVINMEYFANPNSTYTYYPWYYYYVIISNANAIIEQIDAADGPQTDKEFIKAQALTFRAYAYTMLAQLYGDRWSDSNNGATNAVVLRMQEGFEDLPLSTLAETYAVVYNDLETAISLYESSGLNRTAANNYEVNKDVAYAIFARAALNKEDYANAERYAALARANYPLMTNAEYNAGFSNVNKEWIWSVFDSGQETIYFYSFSSYIAYNSTASAVRTAPKSISKDLYAQIPSTDIRKKLFLNPTAVSGLRFNASTGRGDTTELKYIRSLYSDIPANAQAFAYMQFKFKANEMPGVAQLNNFRSAEMLLIEAEAKFKQAKPATEVQTLLNALTRGSGRDANYNCTATGDALFAEIKKYRAIELWGEGFDFFDMKRWGDPIVRKSFANGGNFQTILSGRIEPSANNKWKLVTPQRETDFNSLID; the protein is encoded by the coding sequence ATGAAAATTATATATAAAATAGGGTTTTTAGCTTTGGCTTTGGCAACATTCGTGAGCTGTAGCAAAGATTATTTAGATACGGAACCGACCAATGAAATAGCACCCGGTACCGTTTTTGAAACAACAGAAAATGCAAAACTTGCGGTAAACGGCCTTTCGAGATTGATGAAGAGGCAGTATATCAGCTCGCAAGGTTTTAACGGGGAAGGTACGATCAAAATGTATTACGGAAATTATTCCGGTAATAATTTTTCAGTACCGTTGCCGGGTTGGTCTAGCGTGATTAATATGGAGTATTTTGCGAATCCTAACAGCACATACACCTACTATCCTTGGTACTATTACTACGTGATTATTTCCAACGCAAACGCTATTATTGAGCAAATAGACGCTGCAGATGGTCCACAGACGGATAAGGAATTTATCAAAGCGCAAGCCTTGACATTCCGTGCCTATGCGTACACGATGTTGGCTCAATTGTATGGCGATCGTTGGTCTGATTCCAATAATGGCGCAACAAATGCGGTTGTTTTGCGTATGCAGGAAGGTTTCGAAGATTTACCCTTGTCTACATTGGCAGAAACCTATGCTGTTGTGTATAACGATTTGGAAACGGCTATTAGCTTGTACGAGTCTTCTGGATTAAACCGTACTGCAGCAAACAATTATGAGGTGAATAAAGATGTGGCTTACGCGATTTTTGCGCGTGCGGCACTCAACAAAGAGGATTATGCGAATGCGGAGCGATATGCTGCATTGGCCCGTGCCAACTACCCGCTAATGACAAATGCGGAATATAATGCCGGCTTTTCCAATGTGAATAAAGAATGGATTTGGTCTGTTTTTGATTCTGGACAAGAGACTATTTATTTTTATTCATTCTCGTCTTACATTGCTTATAATTCTACCGCTAGTGCGGTGCGTACAGCGCCGAAAAGTATTAGCAAAGATTTGTATGCGCAGATCCCGTCTACCGATATTCGGAAAAAACTATTCTTGAATCCAACGGCAGTAAGTGGATTGAGGTTTAATGCATCAACCGGGCGTGGTGATACGACGGAGTTGAAGTATATTCGTTCATTATACAGTGATATTCCGGCTAACGCGCAAGCATTTGCGTATATGCAATTTAAATTTAAAGCGAATGAAATGCCGGGCGTTGCGCAGTTGAATAACTTTAGATCAGCAGAAATGCTATTGATTGAAGCTGAGGCTAAATTCAAGCAGGCTAAACCAGCAACAGAAGTACAGACCTTGCTAAATGCGTTGACACGCGGAAGTGGTCGTGATGCTAATTACAACTGTACAGCTACAGGTGATGCACTTTTTGCTGAAATCAAGAAATACCGTGCTATTGAATTGTGGGGAGAAGGATTTGATTTCTTCGATATGAAACGTTGGGGCGACCCTATTGTTCGCAAATCATTTGCTAATGGCGGAAACTTCCAAACGATTTTATCGGGGAGAATTGAGCCATCTGCAAACAATAAGTGGAAATTGGTAACACCACAGCGTGAAACGGATTTTAATTCCTTGATCGACTAG
- a CDS encoding endonuclease/exonuclease/phosphatase family protein yields MKKALRLLFFCGIAFVVLAASFYLWAVQTNLAKQAHNSISTDSSMLSIDTVAKKPITFSIMTYNIGYLSGLTNNRAVDRTQALFDQNLDSALSLFGKYSPDIVAFQEIDYGSARSYHVDQEEHIASALQYPYRARAVNWDKRYVAFPYWPPSAHFGKIISGQSVISRYPVAAQRVDTLDRVMRAPFFYRDFYLERLAQVCTLRIAQQDLIVINLHLEAFDRDTRQKQMQRIKALYKQYAASYPTIMLGDFNSSPNEVDPTIKSLFNDDLRMGAVDLEWGKLTYTYSSESPHSRLDYIFFSDQLRLVSGGVVAAAGTISDHLPVRATFQLVDRE; encoded by the coding sequence ATGAAAAAAGCACTTCGCCTACTGTTTTTTTGCGGCATTGCCTTTGTCGTGCTGGCCGCCTCCTTTTACCTGTGGGCCGTGCAGACCAATCTGGCTAAACAGGCGCATAATAGCATCTCGACAGACAGCAGCATGCTTAGCATAGACACCGTAGCCAAAAAACCGATCACTTTTTCGATCATGACCTACAACATTGGTTACTTGAGCGGATTGACAAACAATCGGGCTGTAGATCGTACCCAAGCGCTTTTTGACCAAAATCTTGATAGCGCATTAAGCCTTTTTGGTAAATATTCGCCAGATATCGTGGCCTTTCAGGAAATTGATTACGGTAGCGCCCGAAGTTACCATGTCGATCAGGAGGAGCATATTGCAAGCGCTTTGCAGTATCCCTACCGGGCGCGCGCTGTTAACTGGGATAAGCGTTATGTGGCGTTTCCCTATTGGCCGCCGTCGGCACATTTCGGAAAAATTATTAGCGGGCAGTCGGTAATTTCGCGTTATCCGGTGGCTGCACAGCGCGTAGACACGTTAGATCGGGTAATGCGTGCGCCATTTTTCTACCGCGATTTCTACCTCGAACGCTTGGCACAGGTGTGTACCTTGCGTATAGCTCAGCAAGACCTGATCGTGATCAACCTGCACCTGGAAGCTTTTGATCGCGACACGCGCCAAAAACAGATGCAACGGATAAAAGCGTTATACAAGCAGTATGCTGCCAGCTATCCTACGATTATGCTAGGTGATTTCAACAGCAGTCCGAATGAGGTAGATCCCACCATCAAATCCCTGTTTAACGATGATCTTCGTATGGGCGCGGTCGATCTGGAATGGGGAAAGCTAACCTATACATACAGCAGCGAATCGCCGCATAGCCGCTTAGATTATATTTTCTTTAGTGATCAGCTTCGCCTGGTTTCGGGCGGGGTTGTGGCTGCTGCGGGAACAATCTCTGATCACCTCCCTGTGCGCGCCACGTTTCAGTTGGTTGATCGTGAATAA
- a CDS encoding TonB-dependent receptor, producing the protein MRLTYSILLPFIFFLFTLSAYAQPAANIRGRLLTAEKQPIAGATITVSGKNWRAATDEQGMFQFSNITYGNYTLSFQHQGYEKASVQITVQHPQENIGDLLMQPTHIALLDVTITTQSRPQSSVEVPISVSTVSGDLLNKLNIRQMDEMAEFVPGLQVQLQSPNNPGYVIRGITSDHGDARSQPRISVFQDGISISRSRASAVELFDIERVEVAKGPQGTLFGRGAEIGAIHIIQNKPQRTFGAAVNAGYGAYNNRFVNGYINTPISEQLANRLAINYEARDGFIANRAGGRLNGKETFAIRNSTRLWGNEKTVVDLILNYQYDNYPGTSFKSKLFAPAGGDINPNSFADLEQGEGLHIKRHVGGATLLVDHAWNDAWKLSSLSGFRAFHADESFDADGTAAQLLWLSEIAKGQQFSQEFRLNYDAGRRLSGFVGASYFYENSSQAVPMRIDQRALYPAYIAPLLGSQLGAQIGALGQNLGLPAEQISGLNQQIQQLFTTAPIMTNGQVQLTENLPNLQPLALGLVNQLLGGTLPAGVTWDQLVQSGMLPAGVLPTELITLVSLLNGSPIAGMHEESSTNYGRNQAIELFGDGSFDLTEQLKVTVGLRGSYEAQRGGYMAAAANPPSIFGMIANNGSPNLLNPVSDGTIYAQRDYFSYVGRLALNYLFDKNNVFASISRGRRPGVINILPAATNYLNPEIVWSYELGLKGLLNQGRLSYELSTYYYDWSNFQTLSIQQVAGSIAPQLLADDGGKAHSFGIEAGLRYFILPAMQLFGNYAYIDGKFNQTDGDGHAQHYAGNRFRLTPMHSYALGLDANIPTSTASSVYIRPSYAYRSGVFFEDDNRADLYQKGYGLANFTAGYRFGHRRVQYEIGAYGKNIFDTQYIIDAGNSGDTIGFPTYVGGTRSVIGAQLNVRF; encoded by the coding sequence ATGCGTTTAACCTACAGTATTCTTCTACCCTTCATTTTTTTCCTCTTTACGCTGTCTGCCTATGCACAGCCAGCTGCCAATATCCGAGGTCGTTTGCTTACGGCCGAAAAACAGCCTATAGCCGGTGCCACGATCACAGTTAGCGGAAAAAATTGGCGTGCCGCTACCGACGAGCAAGGCATGTTTCAGTTTAGTAACATCACGTATGGCAATTACACGCTGTCGTTCCAACACCAGGGATACGAAAAAGCAAGCGTGCAGATCACCGTGCAACATCCACAAGAAAACATCGGTGACCTGCTTATGCAGCCCACGCACATCGCCTTGCTAGACGTCACGATCACGACGCAAAGTCGGCCGCAAAGCAGTGTCGAGGTCCCCATCTCGGTCAGTACGGTATCAGGCGATTTATTAAATAAGCTCAATATTCGTCAAATGGATGAAATGGCGGAGTTTGTTCCCGGATTACAAGTGCAATTGCAAAGTCCGAACAATCCCGGCTACGTTATCCGCGGCATTACGTCAGACCATGGTGACGCCCGTTCGCAACCGCGTATTTCGGTCTTTCAAGATGGGATATCCATCTCCCGATCCCGCGCTTCGGCGGTCGAATTATTTGATATCGAACGGGTGGAAGTTGCCAAAGGTCCGCAAGGCACATTATTTGGCCGCGGTGCCGAAATTGGCGCTATCCATATTATCCAAAACAAACCGCAGCGCACATTTGGTGCAGCTGTGAACGCCGGATACGGTGCTTACAACAATCGCTTTGTAAACGGCTACATCAATACTCCCATCAGCGAACAGCTGGCCAATCGGCTTGCCATCAACTACGAGGCGCGCGACGGCTTTATCGCCAACCGCGCTGGCGGGCGCCTGAATGGCAAAGAAACCTTTGCTATACGCAACAGCACGCGGTTATGGGGCAATGAAAAGACCGTTGTCGACTTGATTTTAAATTATCAGTACGACAACTATCCGGGCACCAGCTTCAAAAGCAAGCTTTTTGCACCAGCCGGCGGCGACATTAACCCCAACAGCTTTGCCGATCTTGAGCAAGGTGAGGGCCTGCACATCAAACGCCATGTTGGCGGCGCCACGCTGCTTGTCGATCATGCATGGAACGACGCCTGGAAACTGTCTTCCCTTTCTGGCTTCCGCGCGTTTCATGCCGATGAGTCTTTTGATGCCGACGGCACCGCTGCTCAACTATTATGGCTTTCCGAAATCGCAAAAGGTCAGCAATTTAGCCAAGAGTTTCGGTTAAATTACGATGCCGGACGTCGACTATCTGGCTTTGTTGGTGCAAGCTATTTCTACGAAAACTCATCGCAGGCGGTTCCCATGCGTATCGATCAACGCGCGTTATATCCCGCCTACATCGCGCCACTTTTGGGTAGCCAACTGGGCGCACAAATCGGGGCATTAGGACAAAATCTTGGTCTGCCAGCCGAACAAATCAGTGGATTGAACCAGCAGATTCAACAGCTGTTTACGACGGCTCCCATCATGACGAACGGACAGGTTCAGCTCACCGAAAATTTACCCAATTTACAGCCCTTAGCTTTAGGTCTTGTTAACCAACTCCTTGGCGGAACACTGCCTGCAGGCGTCACCTGGGATCAGCTCGTGCAATCAGGCATGTTGCCCGCCGGCGTGCTTCCTACCGAACTGATTACCTTAGTCAGCCTACTCAACGGAAGTCCGATAGCCGGCATGCACGAGGAGTCGTCGACCAACTACGGTCGTAACCAGGCGATCGAACTCTTTGGCGATGGCTCGTTTGATTTGACCGAGCAACTTAAAGTCACCGTTGGTCTTCGCGGAAGTTACGAAGCCCAACGTGGCGGCTATATGGCCGCTGCAGCCAATCCACCCAGTATCTTTGGCATGATTGCGAACAATGGCTCGCCCAATTTGCTTAATCCGGTTTCTGACGGCACGATTTACGCGCAACGCGATTACTTTTCTTATGTAGGTCGCCTGGCGTTAAATTACCTCTTCGATAAAAACAATGTTTTTGCTTCTATTTCACGCGGCAGACGGCCAGGCGTGATTAATATCTTGCCCGCAGCCACAAACTATCTCAATCCAGAAATTGTATGGAGCTACGAGCTTGGTTTAAAAGGGCTGCTCAACCAAGGTAGATTAAGCTATGAGCTGAGCACCTACTATTACGATTGGTCAAACTTCCAAACGTTGAGCATACAGCAGGTAGCCGGCAGCATTGCGCCACAGCTCTTGGCTGACGATGGCGGCAAAGCGCATAGCTTTGGCATAGAAGCCGGTTTACGTTACTTTATCTTACCGGCTATGCAGCTTTTTGGCAACTATGCCTACATCGACGGAAAATTTAACCAAACCGATGGCGATGGCCATGCACAACACTATGCCGGCAATCGCTTCCGCTTGACGCCGATGCACAGTTACGCTTTGGGATTAGATGCTAACATCCCGACATCCACTGCAAGTTCTGTGTATATCCGTCCTTCTTATGCCTACCGCTCGGGTGTGTTTTTTGAAGATGACAACCGTGCCGATTTGTACCAGAAAGGTTATGGCCTGGCTAACTTTACGGCCGGCTACCGATTCGGCCACCGCCGTGTGCAGTATGAAATCGGCGCTTACGGCAAAAATATTTTTGACACGCAATACATCATTGATGCGGGAAACAGTGGCGACACGATTGGCTTTCCTACCTACGTCGGTGGTACGCGCAGCGTGATTGGCGCACAGCTTAACGTTCGTTTTTAA
- a CDS encoding SMP-30/gluconolactonase/LRE family protein produces the protein MLKNIYLIIMLMMTTPIAAQKDTIGKIEVFDARMHSIVEQDAIIEVLTDDMQWAEGPVWVEQQRCLLFSDPKQNTIFKWTAAEGTTAFLKPSGYTGLGAYSDEPGSNGLLINLEGDLVACEHGDRRISQMNLTKGGKVTLADRWDNKRFNSPNDICQHRDGTYYFTDPPYGLPEREADTQHRETPIHGVYRLNTSNTVEQIINNLARPNGIALSADEKLLYVAQSFAAEPYIMAYPLQEGDLSQSGSILFNFKTQFPQQEAYPDGIKVDAAGNIFAGAADGIVVIGADGVLLGRIYIGTKTANCAFSDDGYLYITASNYVLRVKLKSLG, from the coding sequence ATGTTAAAAAATATTTACTTAATCATAATGTTGATGATGACCACGCCCATAGCTGCGCAAAAAGACACGATAGGGAAAATCGAAGTTTTTGATGCTCGTATGCACTCGATCGTAGAACAGGATGCCATAATTGAGGTATTAACCGATGACATGCAATGGGCCGAAGGACCTGTATGGGTTGAACAGCAGCGCTGTTTGTTATTCAGCGATCCAAAGCAAAATACGATCTTTAAGTGGACAGCTGCGGAGGGCACAACAGCCTTTTTAAAACCATCGGGTTACACCGGGCTTGGCGCGTATAGCGACGAACCAGGCTCAAACGGCTTATTGATCAATCTGGAGGGAGATCTGGTGGCTTGCGAACATGGTGACCGACGTATTTCGCAGATGAATCTGACGAAAGGCGGAAAGGTGACGCTCGCCGACCGTTGGGATAACAAACGGTTTAATTCGCCGAATGATATCTGCCAACATCGGGACGGAACCTATTACTTTACCGATCCACCTTACGGCCTACCGGAAAGGGAGGCGGATACGCAGCATCGGGAAACACCGATACATGGCGTGTATCGTCTAAATACGAGCAATACGGTGGAACAAATCATTAACAATCTGGCACGGCCTAACGGCATTGCCTTATCTGCTGATGAAAAGTTGCTGTATGTAGCCCAGAGTTTTGCAGCGGAGCCCTATATTATGGCTTATCCTTTACAAGAAGGCGATTTATCGCAATCCGGAAGCATCTTATTTAATTTTAAAACCCAGTTTCCGCAGCAGGAGGCATATCCCGACGGTATTAAGGTCGATGCTGCCGGGAATATTTTTGCCGGCGCGGCCGACGGAATTGTCGTGATTGGCGCTGATGGTGTACTTCTGGGAAGAATTTATATCGGAACGAAAACGGCCAATTGCGCTTTTTCGGACGATGGATACCTCTATATCACCGCTTCAAACTATGTGTTGCGGGTAAAACTCAAGTCGTTAGGCTAA
- a CDS encoding RNA polymerase sigma factor, which yields MQNLADFKLLENIRSGKSDAFAVFFNTYWEEVFREAFYRLKSYDEAQDMVQDIFTDCWLRREQLTINTSISAYLLGALKHKIIRHIGRNKLHKEVVDHLLQQMTVFEDSIVDIIAAGEVQKTLEEAIASFPTNMRQIFALRTQDFTIAEIAEALALSPQTVKNNTTDALRRLKQVLAEKHPDVSSSLYVLLILFIES from the coding sequence ATGCAAAATTTAGCCGATTTCAAGCTTCTGGAAAACATCCGATCAGGTAAGTCTGATGCATTCGCGGTTTTTTTTAATACCTATTGGGAAGAAGTCTTTAGGGAAGCTTTTTACCGGTTGAAAAGCTACGACGAGGCGCAGGATATGGTGCAGGATATCTTTACAGACTGCTGGCTGCGACGTGAACAATTGACCATCAACACCTCAATTTCTGCTTACCTGCTCGGCGCTTTAAAGCACAAAATTATCCGTCATATAGGTCGAAACAAACTACATAAGGAAGTGGTCGATCATTTGTTGCAACAGATGACGGTTTTTGAAGACAGTATCGTTGATATCATTGCTGCGGGCGAGGTGCAAAAGACATTGGAAGAGGCGATCGCATCGTTCCCCACCAATATGCGGCAAATTTTTGCCTTGCGCACGCAGGATTTTACCATTGCCGAAATTGCAGAAGCCCTGGCCTTATCGCCCCAAACCGTTAAAAATAATACGACCGATGCACTCCGTCGCCTGAAACAGGTGCTGGCGGAGAAGCACCCTGATGTATCATCTTCTCTTTATGTATTGTTGATTTTGTTTATAGAAAGTTAA
- a CDS encoding FecR family protein: MKFKKLKQLLNHFDSDKLSAAERRVIDIWYASFSQKKTAIPMLDDARQKEALRRRIWEQLPLNQIPTTFYQRHKKWLYSVAAAAVLLLVGVWFYRQHEAVDATKSLVTVKQEPYRSRTGDQERKQIMLPDSSQVWLNANSEIVIAGDYGKGSRRVQLDGEAFFDIKPDSSSPFVVETDPLDIEVLGTAFNVSTYRKLARAQVVVDHGTVAVRDRNHKLLEKLTKGQSLHYHIADQKVTLGQVREVATWRKGSIKLEQATFDELAQAVKNVYGIQLRSERTGPKSYSYNLHVHSDRSLEQTMAIITRMHRLNYRRENNAIILY, encoded by the coding sequence GTGAAGTTTAAAAAATTAAAACAGTTACTTAATCATTTCGATTCAGACAAGTTGTCTGCGGCGGAACGTCGTGTGATCGATATCTGGTATGCGTCTTTCTCCCAAAAGAAGACAGCTATACCGATGTTGGATGATGCACGACAAAAGGAAGCATTGCGTCGCCGTATTTGGGAACAGCTTCCGCTAAACCAAATTCCAACCACTTTTTATCAGCGCCATAAAAAATGGCTTTACAGCGTTGCCGCAGCAGCGGTTTTGCTACTCGTGGGTGTTTGGTTTTACCGACAGCATGAAGCTGTAGATGCTACCAAGAGTTTAGTTACGGTCAAACAAGAGCCTTACCGCTCACGGACGGGCGACCAGGAACGTAAACAGATCATGCTTCCTGATAGTTCGCAGGTGTGGTTAAATGCCAATTCGGAAATTGTGATAGCGGGCGACTATGGCAAAGGATCACGGCGGGTGCAACTGGATGGTGAGGCTTTTTTTGATATTAAGCCCGATAGCAGTAGCCCGTTTGTCGTAGAAACCGATCCGTTGGATATTGAGGTCTTGGGCACCGCTTTTAATGTCAGTACCTACCGCAAGCTGGCGCGTGCGCAGGTGGTCGTCGATCATGGCACCGTGGCGGTACGAGACAGAAATCACAAACTCTTAGAAAAGCTGACCAAGGGCCAATCCCTGCATTATCATATCGCCGACCAAAAGGTAACCTTAGGGCAGGTACGCGAAGTGGCCACGTGGCGAAAAGGAAGTATAAAGCTGGAGCAGGCCACATTTGATGAGCTGGCGCAGGCTGTAAAAAACGTATATGGCATCCAATTACGGTCGGAAAGAACCGGCCCTAAATCATATTCTTATAACCTACATGTGCATAGCGATCGATCGTTGGAACAAACCATGGCGATCATCACGCGGATGCACCGACTAAACTACAGGAGGGAAAACAATGCGATAATACTTTACTGA